In Pseudomonas asiatica, the following are encoded in one genomic region:
- a CDS encoding tail assembly protein codes for MSMQVGAPALPAVVSVRLYGVLGARFGRIHHLAVASCSEAIHALCVMVPGFRRFLRLGHERGLEFAVFRGKHNVAENELEMRSNRTDDIRIAPIVVGSKSGGLFATIAGAALIVIGAITQQYWLAAIGAGLMLGGVAMNMAPSTAGLLGDEGDGNKSSYAFGGAVTTTAQGRCKPLLYGERDVGGALASAGIYAEDQT; via the coding sequence ATGTCCATGCAAGTAGGCGCCCCGGCTTTGCCGGCCGTCGTATCAGTCCGGCTCTATGGTGTGCTGGGTGCCCGCTTCGGTCGGATTCACCACCTGGCGGTTGCTTCCTGCAGCGAAGCGATCCACGCGCTGTGTGTGATGGTACCGGGCTTCCGGCGGTTTCTGCGCTTAGGGCACGAGCGCGGCCTGGAGTTCGCTGTGTTCCGCGGTAAGCATAACGTCGCGGAAAACGAGCTTGAGATGCGCTCGAACCGCACCGATGACATCCGTATCGCTCCCATCGTAGTCGGCAGCAAGTCTGGCGGACTGTTCGCAACAATTGCTGGCGCTGCGCTGATCGTCATCGGCGCGATCACACAGCAGTATTGGCTGGCCGCAATCGGCGCCGGCTTGATGCTGGGTGGGGTGGCCATGAACATGGCTCCGTCGACAGCGGGCTTGCTGGGCGATGAGGGCGACGGCAACAAGTCGTCCTATGCATTTGGGGGCGCAGTGACTACCACGGCTCAAGGACGATGCAAGCCTCTGCTTTACGGCGAGCGCGACGTAGGTGGAGCCCTGGCCTCGGCCGGTATCTATGCCGAAGACCAGACTTGA
- a CDS encoding C40 family peptidase — translation MTMNKTLLKKVQAHAEAEFPRECCGVVIRENGRRVYVPCRNDAQTPSEHFIINPEDQCAAEDRGEVVEIVHSHPNALATPSMADRVSCELHGVPWFILGWPGGDTATIKPEGYEAPLLEREFHHGILDCYALVRDWYAREWGIDLPNFPRRDGWWNDGESLYERYCEEAGFYRVGDLCKGDLVVMQIAAQGGSMPAAPNHAGVYLGDGLLSSVPGLHAAPGTFLHHRYGKKSSRDVYGGMWAERTVMILRHQRAPEET, via the coding sequence ATGACCATGAACAAGACTTTGCTGAAAAAGGTCCAGGCACACGCTGAGGCCGAATTCCCGCGCGAGTGTTGCGGTGTTGTTATCCGCGAGAACGGAAGGCGCGTCTATGTGCCATGCCGAAATGATGCCCAGACTCCCAGCGAGCACTTCATCATCAACCCAGAGGACCAGTGCGCCGCCGAGGACCGGGGCGAAGTCGTCGAGATCGTGCACAGCCACCCGAACGCACTGGCAACCCCAAGCATGGCCGATCGCGTCAGTTGCGAGCTGCACGGCGTGCCATGGTTCATCCTGGGTTGGCCTGGCGGCGATACCGCAACTATCAAGCCTGAGGGCTATGAGGCACCACTACTGGAGCGTGAGTTTCACCACGGCATCCTCGATTGCTATGCCCTGGTACGCGACTGGTACGCCCGGGAATGGGGCATCGATCTGCCGAACTTCCCGCGGCGCGACGGCTGGTGGAACGATGGCGAAAGCCTCTACGAGCGGTATTGCGAGGAGGCTGGGTTCTACAGGGTAGGCGATTTGTGCAAGGGCGACCTGGTCGTCATGCAGATCGCCGCTCAAGGGGGCAGCATGCCGGCAGCCCCTAACCATGCCGGCGTCTATCTGGGTGATGGCTTACTTTCGAGCGTGCCCGGCCTACATGCCGCGCCCGGGACATTCCTGCACCACCGCTACGGCAAGAAATCTTCCCGCGACGTTTATGGCGGAATGTGGGCTGAGCGCACCGTGATGATTCTTCGCCACCAACGAGCACCGGAGGAAACCTGA
- a CDS encoding phage minor tail protein L — protein MITADDQKLEPGDLIQLLELDGEARGMGILRYHAHQLNGPIFWKGQIYQPRPFEVGGFGRGTEGNTSTPMLKLGNLDGVITALCVQFQHLVGIKVTVRETYARYLDAANFPGGNPNAGDQERLNISYINVPTSIGRQEIVFGLAPPTSVKGQMLPGGLIMNRCEWCLWGEYRGPDCNYTGSAMFDADGNPVDDPALDRCGGRLSDCKKRFGENNPLPFGGVPGAGLV, from the coding sequence ATGATCACTGCTGATGACCAGAAGCTTGAGCCCGGCGACCTGATCCAGCTCTTGGAACTGGATGGCGAAGCCCGGGGCATGGGCATTCTGCGCTACCACGCGCACCAATTGAACGGCCCCATCTTTTGGAAGGGACAGATCTACCAGCCTCGGCCGTTTGAGGTCGGTGGCTTCGGGCGCGGCACCGAGGGCAACACCAGCACTCCGATGCTCAAGCTTGGGAACCTGGACGGCGTCATCACCGCTCTGTGTGTCCAGTTTCAGCACCTGGTGGGCATCAAGGTAACTGTCCGCGAGACTTACGCCAGGTATCTGGATGCGGCCAACTTCCCCGGAGGAAACCCGAACGCAGGGGATCAGGAGCGTCTGAACATTTCCTATATCAACGTGCCCACCAGTATCGGCCGGCAGGAGATTGTGTTTGGCCTTGCTCCGCCTACCTCGGTGAAAGGACAGATGCTGCCAGGCGGGCTGATCATGAATCGTTGTGAGTGGTGCCTGTGGGGCGAGTACCGCGGGCCCGACTGCAACTACACCGGCTCGGCGATGTTCGATGCTGACGGCAACCCGGTGGACGATCCAGCGCTTGATCGATGCGGTGGCCGGTTGAGCGATTGCAAGAAGCGCTTCGGCGAAAATAATCCACTGCCTTTTGGCGGCGTCCCTGGCGCTGGCCTGGTATGA
- a CDS encoding phage tail protein gives MPEVFTWSPRVGSSGDVQPNVLTSQYNNGYSQRLSVGINNLAGSYQVSFTGTEAYLAPILAFFSRHKGAVSFLWKPPMQEQGRYITTGGWQTASHGKGRYTLSTTFQQVFSP, from the coding sequence ATGCCGGAAGTCTTCACCTGGTCGCCGCGCGTGGGTTCTAGCGGCGACGTGCAGCCCAATGTGCTGACGTCTCAGTACAACAACGGATACAGCCAGCGGCTTTCGGTTGGCATCAACAACCTGGCCGGGTCGTACCAGGTCTCATTTACCGGCACCGAAGCCTACCTGGCGCCGATCCTGGCATTTTTTTCCCGCCACAAGGGGGCTGTCAGCTTCCTGTGGAAGCCGCCTATGCAGGAGCAAGGGCGGTACATCACCACCGGAGGGTGGCAAACGGCAAGCCACGGCAAGGGCCGTTATACCCTGAGCACGACTTTCCAACAGGTATTCAGTCCATGA
- a CDS encoding tape measure protein, protein MQSLTSSVGGYASAMAGALAVGNLIHQADSWNQVNARLKQASTSTEDFTVSQKALFEVSQRTGTAFADNANLFSRSSASMREFGYSSSDVLGVTEALALGLQLSGAGAAESSSVITQFSQALGQGVLRGEEFNSVNENGDRVIRALATGMGVARKDLKAMADQGLLTIDKVVPALISQLGALQGEFKDLPGSVGGAITTVNNSFQAWAGGLDGTTGSTKVLAAAITLVAEKMDVLAASALTLGAAYGGRKILDFTKDLWDQITAIRSAQSAEIGRTAAQLDAASMAVRRAAAETIAAEAQVAATRFTDAHAAALSRLRIARLADAQAAAAQTAAQAANNSATSLAARAGRGLFAALGGLPGLGLTIGAVAASYLLFSDNSEKARKATVDLKRPVEELRKEFAELGKEQARYKLDGVLQQQADAQVAAQKALREIRASSQANDKWGDTYGANPFQRDHAVAQFNRRIAGGQDIDSATQQLVAAIRPNEEMTKAINASAAAYGEAIKASGDYGDVANMLRGRLDDVAAAAAGANAGLKNMPGPDQKTVDGWNSYTKNLVERLQSVRDGGDLLGEINRRIEREGVDPGTAEGWRILATAIQGSEAAAKASEEAQQRAKKASEDIQRQAERLNDAYKQTLANLTQQVALYGETTELGRLRYDLANGELSQLSQQNKLRLEGKAIELDALNARKEYDALMSSLQSQEQALLATTRERMKVLETANRAGTLNSDQYRAGADAISKATITQAPEYGGLDASVAGASGELIKIAEAEAALKKWHDKQLSLQAELRDQILADQQSTNEQRLAAEQQYLDRVADITRTNNERLSAIQDSYKVAVVSTFSELSGQAADMVGKIAGEQSGAYKALFIAQKAFAVASIIMNAQIAAAKAPAELTVLGGIPVGAALLAAGYANAGMVAGMSLAGFSEGGYTGPGGKFEPKGVVHGGEVVIRKEVVDQPGMKDYLIGLNRTGKPGFASGGYVGSSVSPALASFSPSGVIGGGAAAPQINIHIKGDGSGGSVSAPEGYEAMGQALLNTVREEMPKVARGVIIQEKGQNGLLDPSNRRNG, encoded by the coding sequence ATGCAGTCCCTGACATCGTCTGTCGGTGGCTATGCAAGTGCGATGGCAGGGGCGCTTGCAGTCGGAAATTTGATCCACCAGGCAGACAGTTGGAACCAGGTTAACGCAAGGCTTAAGCAGGCATCCACAAGTACCGAAGACTTTACTGTAAGCCAGAAAGCATTGTTTGAGGTCAGCCAAAGAACTGGTACCGCCTTTGCCGACAACGCAAACCTGTTCAGCAGATCTTCCGCATCCATGCGCGAGTTCGGCTATTCCTCAAGCGACGTGCTCGGCGTAACAGAAGCCTTAGCGCTTGGCCTGCAGCTATCTGGAGCAGGCGCCGCAGAATCCTCCTCTGTGATTACCCAGTTTTCTCAAGCACTTGGCCAGGGAGTGCTGAGAGGCGAGGAATTCAACTCGGTCAACGAAAACGGCGATCGAGTGATACGAGCGCTGGCAACTGGGATGGGGGTTGCTCGGAAAGATTTGAAGGCGATGGCAGATCAAGGTCTGCTTACGATTGATAAAGTCGTCCCTGCTCTGATCAGCCAGCTAGGTGCGCTTCAGGGAGAGTTCAAGGATCTTCCTGGCTCGGTTGGCGGGGCCATAACAACAGTCAACAACTCCTTCCAGGCGTGGGCTGGCGGGTTGGATGGCACAACCGGTAGTACGAAAGTTTTAGCGGCAGCTATTACGTTAGTTGCTGAGAAAATGGACGTTCTAGCCGCCTCGGCGCTCACTCTTGGAGCAGCATACGGCGGTAGGAAGATTCTCGACTTCACCAAGGATCTCTGGGATCAAATAACTGCAATTCGCAGCGCTCAATCCGCAGAAATTGGGCGTACCGCGGCTCAGCTTGACGCTGCTTCGATGGCAGTACGTCGCGCTGCTGCAGAGACGATTGCGGCGGAGGCGCAGGTTGCCGCTACCAGGTTCACCGATGCTCATGCGGCTGCACTTAGTCGGCTTAGGATCGCACGTCTAGCGGACGCTCAAGCGGCCGCCGCGCAAACGGCCGCCCAAGCGGCAAACAATTCTGCAACCTCGCTTGCTGCTCGCGCAGGCAGAGGCCTCTTCGCTGCCCTGGGGGGGCTCCCCGGGCTTGGCCTGACCATCGGCGCCGTCGCGGCGAGTTACCTGCTGTTTAGTGACAACAGCGAGAAGGCCAGGAAGGCCACCGTCGACCTCAAGCGTCCGGTTGAAGAGCTCCGCAAGGAGTTTGCAGAGCTCGGCAAAGAGCAGGCTCGCTACAAGCTGGACGGCGTCCTGCAGCAGCAAGCTGACGCCCAGGTGGCGGCACAGAAGGCGCTGCGGGAGATTCGCGCGTCGTCCCAGGCCAATGACAAATGGGGCGACACCTACGGGGCAAACCCATTCCAGCGCGACCACGCTGTCGCTCAGTTCAATCGACGTATTGCCGGTGGCCAGGACATTGATTCAGCCACCCAGCAGCTTGTCGCTGCCATCCGCCCGAACGAGGAGATGACGAAGGCCATCAACGCCTCCGCGGCTGCGTATGGGGAGGCAATCAAGGCCTCGGGCGATTACGGTGATGTGGCCAACATGCTGCGCGGTCGGCTGGATGACGTTGCCGCTGCTGCGGCTGGCGCAAACGCTGGGTTGAAGAACATGCCCGGCCCGGATCAGAAGACGGTCGACGGCTGGAACAGTTACACCAAGAACCTGGTGGAGCGCCTGCAATCTGTTCGCGACGGCGGCGATCTTCTGGGCGAAATCAACCGGCGGATCGAGCGCGAAGGGGTTGACCCGGGTACAGCTGAGGGCTGGCGAATCCTCGCTACTGCCATTCAAGGTTCGGAGGCGGCGGCCAAAGCATCCGAGGAGGCACAGCAGCGGGCCAAAAAGGCCTCCGAGGATATCCAGCGACAAGCCGAGCGTCTGAACGACGCCTACAAGCAGACCCTGGCCAACCTCACTCAACAGGTTGCGCTTTACGGCGAGACGACTGAGTTAGGCCGCCTTCGTTACGACCTGGCCAACGGCGAGTTGTCGCAGTTGAGCCAGCAGAACAAGCTGCGCCTGGAGGGCAAGGCGATAGAGCTGGATGCGTTGAATGCTCGCAAAGAATACGACGCGCTCATGAGCAGCTTGCAGTCGCAGGAGCAGGCACTGCTAGCGACTACCCGCGAGCGGATGAAGGTGCTGGAGACGGCCAACCGCGCCGGCACGCTCAATTCCGACCAGTACCGTGCGGGCGCCGACGCCATTTCGAAAGCGACGATTACCCAGGCGCCTGAGTATGGCGGGCTCGACGCGTCGGTTGCCGGTGCTTCTGGTGAACTGATCAAGATCGCCGAGGCCGAAGCGGCGCTGAAGAAATGGCACGATAAACAGCTATCACTCCAGGCCGAACTGCGTGACCAGATCCTTGCGGACCAGCAAAGCACCAACGAGCAGCGGCTGGCGGCCGAGCAGCAATACTTGGACCGAGTTGCCGACATCACTAGGACCAACAACGAGCGCCTGTCTGCCATTCAGGACTCGTACAAGGTCGCTGTCGTCAGCACCTTCAGCGAACTCTCGGGGCAGGCAGCGGATATGGTCGGCAAGATCGCTGGCGAGCAGTCTGGGGCTTACAAGGCTCTGTTCATCGCTCAGAAGGCCTTCGCTGTCGCCTCCATCATCATGAACGCGCAGATCGCTGCAGCGAAAGCGCCTGCCGAGTTGACTGTGCTCGGCGGTATTCCAGTGGGGGCCGCGCTGCTGGCTGCGGGCTACGCGAACGCCGGCATGGTGGCCGGTATGTCTCTGGCAGGGTTTTCGGAGGGTGGGTACACCGGCCCGGGCGGCAAGTTTGAGCCCAAGGGGGTGGTGCACGGCGGCGAAGTGGTGATTCGAAAGGAGGTCGTCGACCAGCCAGGGATGAAGGATTACCTGATCGGTTTGAACCGAACCGGCAAGCCTGGTTTTGCCAGCGGCGGATACGTCGGTAGCTCAGTATCGCCGGCGCTGGCGTCCTTTTCGCCATCTGGCGTGATTGGGGGTGGCGCCGCTGCCCCCCAAATCAACATCCACATCAAAGGCGATGGATCTGGTGGGTCGGTATCTGCGCCCGAGGGTTACGAGGCTATGGGCCAGGCGCTGCTCAATACTGTCCGCGAGGAAATGCCCAAGGTAGCGCGAGGCGTGATCATCCAGGAGAAAGGGCAAAACGGTCTGCTCGATCCAAGCAATCGGAGGAATGGGTAA
- a CDS encoding phage tail assembly protein T: protein MLTLALRLGMTLQDLKQCMSAEELFLWQAYNEESPLSDARGDIQAAIVAASTLQAQGAKVTPMDLLPQWKTEKPAFEQAPEEGEELFKAFLMTKAVES from the coding sequence ATGCTGACTCTGGCCCTCCGGCTGGGCATGACTCTGCAGGATCTCAAGCAGTGCATGAGCGCCGAGGAGCTGTTCCTCTGGCAGGCCTACAACGAGGAGTCGCCGCTGAGTGACGCGCGCGGTGACATCCAGGCTGCGATCGTTGCTGCTTCGACACTGCAGGCCCAGGGCGCCAAGGTGACTCCGATGGACCTGCTTCCTCAATGGAAGACGGAAAAGCCAGCTTTTGAGCAGGCCCCGGAGGAAGGGGAAGAGCTGTTCAAGGCCTTCTTGATGACGAAAGCAGTAGAAAGCTAG
- a CDS encoding phage tail assembly chaperone, giving the protein MARAKTAGAQGLRAMALDPIRNFKHESLEVPEWDGAKVVVMALSAGDWAEYRRRAAAAVAAARAAAGLSEAPDESADENPAARLVDIDSSPLYAFVLARTLLDESHSRIFGDEDVPVVAKAFSPVHDRLVGKAFELSGVEAGAGAQDPVDAAGNG; this is encoded by the coding sequence ATGGCCCGCGCAAAGACTGCAGGCGCACAGGGCCTGCGAGCGATGGCGCTCGACCCGATCCGGAACTTCAAGCATGAATCGCTTGAGGTACCGGAATGGGATGGCGCGAAGGTCGTGGTGATGGCGTTGAGCGCTGGCGACTGGGCTGAGTACCGGCGCCGTGCTGCGGCAGCAGTGGCTGCGGCGCGTGCCGCTGCCGGACTCAGTGAGGCGCCAGATGAGAGTGCCGACGAAAACCCGGCTGCCCGCCTGGTCGATATCGATTCCTCGCCGCTGTACGCCTTCGTGCTGGCGCGCACCCTGCTGGACGAATCCCACTCCCGCATTTTTGGAGATGAGGATGTGCCGGTCGTGGCCAAGGCCTTCAGCCCTGTTCACGACCGGCTGGTGGGCAAGGCGTTCGAGCTGAGTGGTGTCGAGGCAGGCGCTGGCGCCCAGGACCCGGTTGACGCGGCGGGAAACGGCTAA
- a CDS encoding phage tail tube protein has product MAAQNPTKAKFVKTQGTQLSVSKTTTLDPAADGLEYADLSVTIKQPQFQGGQSDEIEVTTLASEAKEFTVGLADNGTFSMSGNWKADDEAQTVLRTARDDGEPRAFKSVFKDGTSSTFLGLVTQFTWDAAPNGTVNGTFNVRITGRVTFTVPPVTP; this is encoded by the coding sequence ATGGCCGCGCAGAACCCAACCAAAGCCAAGTTCGTGAAAACGCAGGGTACCCAGCTCAGCGTTTCCAAGACCACCACGCTAGACCCGGCCGCCGACGGCCTGGAGTACGCCGACCTGTCGGTAACGATCAAGCAGCCTCAGTTCCAGGGCGGCCAGTCGGACGAAATTGAGGTAACCACCCTGGCCAGCGAGGCCAAGGAGTTCACTGTTGGTCTGGCCGACAACGGTACCTTCAGCATGTCCGGCAACTGGAAAGCGGATGACGAAGCTCAGACCGTGCTGCGCACCGCGCGCGACGACGGCGAGCCGCGGGCATTCAAGTCGGTGTTCAAGGATGGTACGTCCTCGACGTTCCTCGGCCTGGTCACCCAGTTCACCTGGGATGCCGCGCCCAACGGCACCGTTAACGGTACCTTCAACGTGCGCATCACCGGCAGAGTCACCTTCACCGTCCCGCCGGTGACCCCGTAA
- a CDS encoding DUF3168 domain-containing protein, translating into MIEKSLIDRLSPLVDGRVFFGVAPEGAAQPRLVIQTVSGSTGFTLAGWDGSSDLTIQLAAWGESYLQALTLAGEAFSAMTIDGEDFTTGGADRLPDEFEDDTKLFSVSWEYTLQP; encoded by the coding sequence ATGATCGAGAAATCCCTGATCGACAGGCTGTCGCCTCTTGTCGATGGCCGCGTGTTTTTCGGCGTTGCCCCTGAGGGGGCGGCTCAGCCGCGCCTGGTGATCCAAACGGTCAGTGGCTCCACCGGATTCACCCTGGCCGGTTGGGACGGCTCCAGTGACTTAACCATTCAGCTCGCCGCATGGGGTGAAAGCTATTTGCAGGCGCTGACACTGGCCGGTGAAGCATTCAGTGCCATGACCATAGACGGCGAAGATTTCACCACTGGCGGCGCCGATCGCCTGCCGGACGAATTCGAAGATGACACCAAACTCTTCAGCGTGAGCTGGGAGTACACCCTGCAACCATAG
- a CDS encoding HK97-gp10 family putative phage morphogenesis protein — MSNGSLTVVGLGDLQADFERLAKATGNKIVRDAVMAGARVARDKARATTPVRTGKLKKNIAAVRLKQSETPGGATAGLRVKKPNGKQSKALKRRGKKGRTSATEWEAPFYWKFLEFGTSKMQAHPFIRPAWDGSLPEIEAAVSDKLAEGIDNATAR; from the coding sequence ATGAGCAATGGATCATTGACTGTCGTCGGCCTGGGTGATTTACAGGCCGACTTCGAGCGCTTGGCTAAAGCCACGGGCAACAAGATCGTGCGTGATGCCGTAATGGCTGGCGCCCGAGTTGCCAGGGACAAGGCTCGTGCCACGACGCCGGTTCGTACTGGCAAGCTCAAGAAGAATATCGCAGCCGTGCGCCTGAAGCAGTCCGAGACGCCTGGGGGCGCCACAGCTGGCTTGCGCGTGAAGAAGCCCAACGGCAAGCAGTCCAAGGCCCTCAAGCGCCGCGGTAAGAAGGGCCGGACCTCCGCGACGGAATGGGAGGCACCGTTCTACTGGAAGTTCCTGGAATTTGGCACCTCCAAGATGCAGGCCCATCCGTTCATTCGGCCGGCCTGGGACGGGAGCCTGCCGGAAATCGAAGCGGCCGTGAGTGACAAGCTGGCCGAAGGCATCGACAACGCCACCGCGCGGTAA
- a CDS encoding phage head closure protein, producing MRAGPLRHRCMRRGYIEEKDALGQPSKVWGDLGPLWAEINIPSGRMYEAASQMQVTVSAEINIRYRKDVVAGQHLVHDGVAYEIIAQLPTNQRDMLKLMCKTVKPK from the coding sequence ATGCGAGCCGGGCCGTTACGACATCGCTGCATGCGCCGTGGGTACATCGAGGAGAAAGATGCCCTGGGTCAGCCATCGAAGGTGTGGGGTGACCTCGGCCCTCTCTGGGCAGAGATAAACATTCCCTCGGGCCGCATGTATGAGGCTGCGTCACAGATGCAGGTCACGGTGAGCGCTGAGATCAACATCCGTTACCGCAAGGACGTTGTCGCCGGTCAGCACCTGGTGCATGACGGCGTTGCCTACGAAATCATCGCTCAGCTGCCTACCAATCAGCGCGACATGCTCAAACTCATGTGCAAGACGGTGAAGCCGAAATGA
- a CDS encoding head-tail connector protein codes for MSVIAIEVAMHHLRAESEDQALVQTQLDAAEETAMQFLNRRFYLDQVTLDEARAGVQAIMQQAKAANVEAVVAAEAVQDLTLRCRLLEHARQALANAYDQADAIAYGMVLNPAIQAACLLKLGHLFANREEVVTGTITTELPLASQHLLMPYRIRMGV; via the coding sequence ATGTCCGTGATCGCAATCGAGGTGGCCATGCATCACCTCAGGGCGGAGTCTGAAGACCAGGCGTTGGTCCAGACGCAACTTGATGCAGCGGAAGAGACGGCGATGCAGTTCCTCAATCGGCGCTTCTATTTGGATCAGGTCACGCTCGACGAGGCCCGAGCCGGCGTTCAGGCGATCATGCAGCAGGCCAAGGCTGCGAATGTCGAGGCTGTCGTGGCCGCTGAGGCGGTGCAGGACCTCACCCTGCGTTGCCGCCTGCTCGAGCACGCCCGCCAGGCGCTGGCCAATGCTTATGACCAAGCCGACGCCATTGCCTACGGCATGGTGCTCAACCCTGCAATACAGGCTGCCTGCCTGCTCAAGTTGGGCCATCTATTCGCCAACCGTGAGGAAGTGGTCACAGGCACCATCACCACCGAGCTGCCGCTGGCGTCCCAGCACCTGCTGATGCCATATCGCATCCGGATGGGTGTGTGA
- a CDS encoding phage major capsid protein, with protein MADNTADLLKQVSNELKQATSDFSKQAENALAEAKKAGSLSEETKNAVDELATKFNSLTEAEKQLKAQLGELEQEFARLPSASAPQTRDSLGGVVIKSEALKQFAASVEGNKRVSIPVSAALLSTDIPAGVVEPQRLPGIDTAPKQRLFIRDLIAPGRTTAPAIFWVQQTGFTNAAKVVAEGTAKPYSNISFAPKLTAVSTIAHMFKASKQILDDFAQLGSTIDVEMRYGLKYVEEQEILFGDGTGVHLHGIVPQASVFDPAFEVEHQSGIDDLRLAMLQAQLARLPASGHVLHFMDWAKIELTKDTLGRYILANPLGLAGPVLWGLPVVATEAAGFQGKFLTGAFQTGAQLFDREDANVVISTENADDFEKNLISIRCEERAALAVKRPEAFIYGNFTAPTTP; from the coding sequence ATGGCAGACAACACCGCCGACCTGCTTAAGCAGGTCTCCAACGAGCTCAAGCAGGCCACCAGCGATTTCAGCAAGCAGGCCGAAAACGCCCTGGCCGAGGCAAAGAAGGCCGGCAGCCTTTCCGAAGAAACCAAGAACGCTGTCGACGAACTGGCGACCAAGTTCAACAGCTTGACCGAAGCCGAGAAGCAGCTGAAAGCCCAGTTGGGCGAGCTCGAGCAGGAGTTCGCACGCCTGCCTTCGGCGAGCGCCCCGCAAACCCGCGACAGTCTCGGTGGCGTGGTGATCAAAAGCGAGGCGCTGAAGCAGTTCGCGGCCAGTGTCGAAGGCAATAAGCGCGTGAGCATCCCGGTGAGCGCAGCATTGCTGTCCACCGACATTCCTGCCGGCGTCGTCGAGCCCCAGCGGCTTCCTGGCATCGACACTGCGCCGAAGCAGCGCCTGTTCATCCGCGACCTGATCGCCCCGGGCCGCACGACCGCGCCGGCCATCTTCTGGGTGCAGCAGACCGGCTTCACCAACGCCGCCAAGGTCGTGGCTGAGGGCACTGCCAAACCGTACTCGAACATCAGCTTCGCGCCGAAGCTGACTGCTGTATCCACCATCGCGCACATGTTCAAGGCCTCCAAGCAGATCTTGGATGACTTCGCGCAGCTGGGCTCCACTATCGATGTCGAAATGCGCTACGGCCTGAAATACGTCGAAGAGCAGGAGATCCTGTTCGGTGACGGTACCGGCGTACATCTGCATGGCATCGTCCCGCAAGCCTCGGTTTTCGACCCTGCATTCGAGGTCGAGCATCAGTCGGGCATCGATGACCTGCGCTTGGCCATGCTCCAGGCTCAGCTGGCGCGCCTGCCGGCTTCCGGCCACGTCCTGCACTTCATGGACTGGGCGAAGATCGAGCTGACCAAGGACACCCTGGGTCGCTACATCCTCGCCAACCCGTTGGGCCTGGCTGGCCCTGTCCTGTGGGGTTTGCCGGTCGTGGCCACCGAGGCTGCCGGCTTCCAAGGCAAGTTCCTGACCGGTGCTTTCCAGACTGGTGCTCAGCTGTTCGATCGCGAAGACGCCAACGTGGTGATCTCCACCGAAAACGCAGACGACTTCGAGAAGAACCTGATCTCGATCCGCTGCGAGGAGCGTGCCGCCCTGGCGGTCAAGCGCCCAGAGGCGTTCATCTACGGCAACTTCACCGCGCCGACCACTCCATAA
- a CDS encoding head maturation protease, ClpP-related — translation MTLKTLPAAPAVRPHARVESDLLPKAMERWNPAIKAAAGDDSTTITMYDPIGMDWWTGEGVTAKRVSAALRSIGDKDITVKINSPGGDVFEGLAIYNLLREHKGKVTVQVLGLAASAASFIAMAGDEIQIARAGFMMIHNAWTIAAGDRNDFTEVADFLDQIDGTLADIYSVRTGDEVAAMRALMDVETWMGGSAAVEAGFADGLLPSDAAQEDPQAKAPHQIAARRLDAILAKQGMPRSERRSLIQELKGGTPGAAPSGTRSAAEPPADLATHFADLQAAMSRFSAAALK, via the coding sequence ATGACTCTCAAGACACTACCGGCAGCGCCGGCGGTGCGGCCGCACGCGCGCGTCGAATCCGATCTCCTGCCGAAGGCCATGGAGCGCTGGAATCCAGCGATCAAGGCTGCAGCCGGTGATGACTCCACCACCATCACCATGTACGACCCGATCGGCATGGACTGGTGGACGGGGGAGGGCGTTACTGCCAAGCGTGTCAGTGCCGCACTTCGCAGCATCGGCGACAAAGACATCACTGTGAAGATCAACAGCCCAGGCGGCGATGTCTTCGAGGGCCTGGCGATTTACAACCTGCTGCGCGAGCACAAGGGCAAGGTAACCGTTCAGGTGCTTGGCCTGGCCGCCTCGGCTGCATCGTTCATCGCCATGGCCGGTGATGAAATCCAGATCGCTCGAGCCGGTTTCATGATGATCCACAACGCCTGGACCATCGCCGCGGGTGACCGAAACGACTTCACCGAAGTTGCCGACTTCCTCGACCAGATCGACGGCACCCTGGCCGACATCTACTCGGTCAGAACCGGCGATGAGGTCGCCGCGATGCGCGCCCTTATGGACGTCGAGACCTGGATGGGGGGAAGTGCGGCTGTCGAGGCCGGCTTCGCTGATGGGCTTCTCCCATCGGACGCTGCGCAGGAAGACCCGCAGGCCAAGGCGCCGCACCAGATCGCAGCTCGCCGACTGGACGCGATTCTGGCCAAACAGGGCATGCCCCGCTCCGAGCGGCGCTCCCTTATTCAAGAACTCAAGGGTGGTACGCCTGGCGCTGCCCCCTCCGGTACGCGAAGCGCTGCCGAACCCCCGGCCGACCTGGCCACCCACTTTGCCGATTTACAGGCCGCAATGTCGCGGTTCTCGGCAGCAGCCCTCAAGTAA